From Mycobacterium lacus, one genomic window encodes:
- a CDS encoding ExeA family protein — protein MMDKLISYYGFSRMPFGRDLAPSMLHRHSAHNEAVARIGWCIADRRIGVITGEVGAGKTVAVRAALAALDRSRHTVIYLPDPTVGVRGIHHRIVASLGGQPLTHHATLAPQAADALAAEHAERGRTPVAVVEEAHLLGYDQLEALRLLTNHDLDSSSPFACLLVGQPTLRRRMKLGVLAALDQRIGLRYTMQPMTDKETGSYLRHHLALAGRDDTLFSDDAVTLVHQTSRGYPRAVNNLALQALVAAFAADKAIVDESSTRTAIAEVTAD, from the coding sequence ATGATGGACAAACTGATCTCCTACTACGGTTTCTCCCGGATGCCGTTCGGCCGCGATCTGGCCCCTTCCATGCTGCATCGCCACAGCGCCCACAACGAAGCGGTCGCCCGCATCGGCTGGTGCATCGCCGATCGCCGTATCGGCGTGATCACCGGCGAGGTCGGCGCCGGCAAGACCGTCGCCGTGCGCGCCGCGCTGGCCGCCCTGGACCGTAGCCGCCACACCGTCATCTACCTGCCCGATCCCACCGTCGGGGTGCGCGGCATCCACCACCGCATCGTCGCCTCACTGGGCGGCCAGCCGCTGACCCATCACGCCACCCTGGCCCCACAGGCCGCCGACGCGCTGGCCGCCGAACACGCCGAGCGCGGACGCACCCCCGTAGCGGTCGTCGAGGAGGCCCACCTGCTCGGCTATGACCAATTAGAAGCGTTGCGGCTCTTGACAAATCATGATCTCGACTCGTCGAGCCCGTTCGCCTGCCTGCTCGTCGGCCAACCCACCCTGCGGCGGCGGATGAAACTCGGCGTGCTCGCCGCGCTCGACCAGCGCATCGGGCTGCGCTACACGATGCAGCCGATGACCGACAAGGAGACCGGTAGCTACCTGCGTCACCACCTGGCGCTGGCCGGGCGTGACGACACGCTGTTCTCCGACGACGCGGTCACGCTCGTTCATCAAACCAGCCGCGGCTATCCGCGCGCCGTCAACAACCTCGCGCTGCAAGCCCTCGTCGCCGCCTTCGCCGCCGACAAGGCCATCGTGGATGAATCCTCCACCCGCACGGCCATCGCCGAAGTCACGGCGGACTGA